The stretch of DNA TAATCTGCAGTGGAACACTGCAAGCCGTCCTTAAGGCTTCTTCCATAACTTCATCCCGTCTTTTCTTTTCTTCTTCCGTGTTTTTTGGAAGGCCATATGCTTTTGAGAGGGGCTCAAAGACTTCTGCATCTTTTTCTACAAGAGTAATAAGTTCTTCTTGAAGTATTTCCGCCTTTTTTAGTATAGCCTGTATATCTTCCTGTACATCTGCGTATTTCTTTTTCCCCAGGGTAAGGTTCCCTACCATGCTTCCCAAGGCCATACCAAGAGCACCCACAAAGGCTGATGCTCCTCCCCCTCCCGGTACAGGTTCCCTTGAAGCAAGTATATCCACAAACTCTCTGCAAGTTTTGCCGGTAAGCATCTTAACAAATCCTCCATTTAGTAATTTTTAATATTATTATATTAGTATTATATTAGAATTAGAATAAGCCAGAAATCCTTCCTGAAGCATCAACATCAATTTTTTCTGCGGCAGGAACTTTCGGCAAGCCCGGCATTGTCATAATCTCGCCTGTTAAGGCTACTATGAACCCAGCTCCTGCCGAAACTTTAACATTTCTTACGGAAACTTTGTAATTCTTTGGCCATCCCAGTTTTTTGGGGTCGTCCGAAAGTGAATATTGAGTCTTGGCCATACAGACAGGAAGTCTTCCAAAACCATTTTCTTCTAATTTCTCAATTTCTTTAAGAGCTGCAGGTAAAAAATCAACTCCATCTCCACCATAAATTTCCCTTACTATTGTTTCAATTTTCTCCTTAATAGGCATATCCAATTGATAAATAAAATTAAAGTTCGATTTGCCTTCATCAATCAACCTTATAACCTCCTGTGCCAGCTCTACACCCCCTTCGCCGCCTTTTGCCCAAACTTCGGACAGTACAACATTAACACCGTATTCTCTGCATTTCTCTTTGACAAAGCTCAATTCAGCTTCAGTATCTGTCGGGAAACGGTTCAAGGCAACCACTGCCGGCAAACCGAATTTTACCGTTACATTTTCTATATGTTTAAGCAAGTTTGGAATACCTTTCTCAAGATAACATAGATTCTCTACTCCCCATTCATTTTTCGAAGCACCGCCATGGTGTTTGAGGGCTCTTACAGTTGCAACAATAACAACGGCTGAAGGTTTTAATCCTCCTACCCTGCATTTTATATCCACGAATTTTTCTGCTCCAAGGTCAGCACCGAAACCAGCCTCCGTCACAACGTAATCTGCAAGTTTCAAAGCTGTTTGTGTTGCCATTATGCTGTTACAGCCATGGGCAATATTGGCAAAAGGCCCTCCATGCACAAAGGCAGGAGTATGCTCCAGGGTCTGGACCAGGTTAGGTTTTAAAGCATCCTTTAATAATGCAGCCATAGCACCTTCTGCCTTTAATTGTCCTGCAGTAACAGGCTTGTCGTCCCTTGTATATCCTACAACAATATTTCTCAAGTTTTCCTTCAAATTTTCTATGCTCCTGGAAAGACACAAAATAGCCATTACTTCGGAAGCTACCGTAATGTCAAATCCATCCTCCCTGGGCACTCCATTTGTCCTTCCGTTTAGACCATCCACAATAAACCTGAGCTGCCTGTCATTCATGTCAATACATCTCTTCCAGGTTATTTTCCGGGTATCCAGCCCCAATTCATTTCCTTGGTAAATATGGTTATCTATCATTGCTGCCAATAAATTGTTTGCAGCACCTATTGCATGTATATCTCCGGTAAAATGCAAGTTTATATCTTCCATAGGTACAACCTGGGCATATCCTCCACCGGCTGCACCTCCTTTAACGCCAAAAACAGGTCCTAAGGAAGGTTCCCTTAAAGCTATCATTGTTTTCTTTCCCAATTTGCTTAATGCATCTCCCAAACCTACTGAAGTAGTTGTTTTACCTTCGCCTGCAGGAGTAGGAGTTATGGCAGTTACAAGAATCAACTTTCCGTCTTCCCTGTCCTTCAATTTTTCCAGGATATTGTAATTAACCTTTGCTTTGTATTTGCCGTATAACTCAATATACTC from Bacillota bacterium encodes:
- a CDS encoding cyclodeaminase/cyclohydrolase family protein; its protein translation is MLTGKTCREFVDILASREPVPGGGGASAFVGALGMALGSMVGNLTLGKKKYADVQEDIQAILKKAEILQEELITLVEKDAEVFEPLSKAYGLPKNTEEEKKRRDEVMEEALRTACSVPLQIMEKSLEAIELHEELALKGTRIAISDVGVGVLFCKSALMGASLNVFINTKMMKDREYAAKINKRVEEMLEEGKKRADRVYNEVESGIKVQ
- a CDS encoding formate--tetrahydrofolate ligase, with amino-acid sequence MEYKSDIEIAQSTELMPIEEIAEKIGIDIEYIELYGKYKAKVNYNILEKLKDREDGKLILVTAITPTPAGEGKTTTSVGLGDALSKLGKKTMIALREPSLGPVFGVKGGAAGGGYAQVVPMEDINLHFTGDIHAIGAANNLLAAMIDNHIYQGNELGLDTRKITWKRCIDMNDRQLRFIVDGLNGRTNGVPREDGFDITVASEVMAILCLSRSIENLKENLRNIVVGYTRDDKPVTAGQLKAEGAMAALLKDALKPNLVQTLEHTPAFVHGGPFANIAHGCNSIMATQTALKLADYVVTEAGFGADLGAEKFVDIKCRVGGLKPSAVVIVATVRALKHHGGASKNEWGVENLCYLEKGIPNLLKHIENVTVKFGLPAVVALNRFPTDTEAELSFVKEKCREYGVNVVLSEVWAKGGEGGVELAQEVIRLIDEGKSNFNFIYQLDMPIKEKIETIVREIYGGDGVDFLPAALKEIEKLEENGFGRLPVCMAKTQYSLSDDPKKLGWPKNYKVSVRNVKVSAGAGFIVALTGEIMTMPGLPKVPAAEKIDVDASGRISGLF